Genomic window ([Eubacterium] hominis):
TCTAAGCGCTTCTGTGTGATGAATCTGGATCTTCCAGGATTTGGCGATAGTGAGGAGCCTGAAAGGGTGTGGAATATACAAGATTATGCAAATTGTATACATGCATTGGCTGATCAATATCATATGGAATGCCCGATTCTCATTGCACATTCATTTGGCGCAAGAATTGCATTTCGTTATGCTTTATCATATCCAGTAAAGAAAATGATTTTAACTGGTGCAGCAGGGATAAAAAAACATTATACATGGGATTATTATTTGCGGGTTTATACTTATAAGATATTGAAGAAAATGAAGATCAAAGCAAACCTTGGCAGCAGCGATTATCAAAATGCCAGTGGGATCATGCGGGGGATATTGGTAAAAGCGGTAAATGAGGATATCAGTACGGAATTATCTAAAATTGATGTAGAAACATTGCTGGTATGGGGAGAAAAGGATAATCAGACGCCTCTTTGGATGGGTAAACAGATGGAACATGATATGCAGAACGCCACACTTGTTGTGCTGGAAAAGGAGGACCACTTTGCTTATTTTCATCAAAGCTTTCGTTTTTTACGCATTGTGGATGCTTTCTTAGATGCGTAATATGATCATTTACTGGTTCATTTCCATCTGTTATCTTTATGTGAATATCAAATACAGTACCATGATTCTTCAACAACATCATTATCATAAAGATCGTTACCTGCATTGGCTGAAAAGCAACTGGCTTCAAAAACGTACCCTGCTCATTACGTTATTGTTGTGTTGTATGTATTTGTGTTTTTTACTACATGGGGAATATCGCAAAGAAGTCATCTTATTAATGATGGCACTAACTGCTTATTTCGCATATAAAATCGACCATGAAATAAAATATCGTCTGCCTTTAAAACTAACGCACCGTATCAAACGATTATTGTGTGTGCGTATCTTATTGTACGTGTTATTTTCATGGCTGTTTACACATGCAAATGATACCATATGGATCATTTGTACTCCATGGCTATATTGGCTGCCTTTCTTTGAAATTCTTATATCGCTTGTGATTGTAGAACCATTAGAGCGTATGATTCAACAGTATTATGTCAATGATGCGAAAACAAAACTGTCTAAACGTGATGATTTAACCATCATTGGCATTACGGGCAGTTATGGAAAAACGTCTGTGAAGAACATTTTATATACCTTATTAAGTGATTATTATGATACCCTGATGACTCCTAAGAGTTTTAATAATAAAATGGGAATTACACTTACCATACGAAACTCATTAAAACGCATGCATCAGGTATTCATATGTGAAATGGGCGCAGATCATGTGGGAGAAATATTAGAATTGATGCATTTTGTGAAACCGCAAATAGGTATTGTGACAGCAATTGGTCCCCAGCATCTTGCGACTTTTCATTCTATGGAGCATATTGTACGGGAAAAAATGTATATGATTGAGGAACTGCCAGCAAATGGCTTAGGCTTCTTAAATGCGGATAATGCCTATATCCGCGCACATCCACTTGCCAGTGCATGTAAGATTATCTGGTTTGGTAAAGATATGATTGCGGATTATCGTATCATGGAGATCCAGCCACATGCATCAGGTACGTCATTTTCTATTCAACATGAAAAAGAAGTATATGGTTTCGATATCAAATTATTGGGAGAACACAATGTGTATAATACATGTGCAGCAATCGCTGTAGCACATGAAATGGGGTTGCCATTTACAAGACTTCAGGAGCTGACTAAAGAAA
Coding sequences:
- a CDS encoding alpha/beta hydrolase — translated: MEEQDNHINLTIKGTGQGVILLHGWGQNAYMMKFIQDHLSKRFCVMNLDLPGFGDSEEPERVWNIQDYANCIHALADQYHMECPILIAHSFGARIAFRYALSYPVKKMILTGAAGIKKHYTWDYYLRVYTYKILKKMKIKANLGSSDYQNASGIMRGILVKAVNEDISTELSKIDVETLLVWGEKDNQTPLWMGKQMEHDMQNATLVVLEKEDHFAYFHQSFRFLRIVDAFLDA
- a CDS encoding UDP-N-acetylmuramoyl-tripeptide--D-alanyl-D-alanine ligase, coding for MRNMIIYWFISICYLYVNIKYSTMILQQHHYHKDRYLHWLKSNWLQKRTLLITLLLCCMYLCFLLHGEYRKEVILLMMALTAYFAYKIDHEIKYRLPLKLTHRIKRLLCVRILLYVLFSWLFTHANDTIWIICTPWLYWLPFFEILISLVIVEPLERMIQQYYVNDAKTKLSKRDDLTIIGITGSYGKTSVKNILYTLLSDYYDTLMTPKSFNNKMGITLTIRNSLKRMHQVFICEMGADHVGEILELMHFVKPQIGIVTAIGPQHLATFHSMEHIVREKMYMIEELPANGLGFLNADNAYIRAHPLASACKIIWFGKDMIADYRIMEIQPHASGTSFSIQHEKEVYGFDIKLLGEHNVYNTCAAIAVAHEMGLPFTRLQELTKEIPYVKHRLEIVSTTPYTLIDDAYNANPTGAHNALQVLKAMKERAIIVTPGMIELGDREDIANEKFGKEMAHCVDEVILVGIKVTNRIQKGLMEEGFDENHLHICKDFAQAMKVLKEIVQEHDVVLLENDLPDAFSH